In Labrus bergylta chromosome 1, fLabBer1.1, whole genome shotgun sequence, one genomic interval encodes:
- the crebbpa gene encoding CREB-binding protein isoform X2 has protein sequence MAEHLLDVGPPISKRPKLNSPALSASDGPDLGSLSWADLENDLPDELIPNGGDLGLMGGMPSNGGAAPGAGGPGGPVVPDAAAKHKQLSELLRAGSTSSITGMNSASPQQGGMGPQLGKSPLGQGSPNNHPSPNAQKAGTPTGVAGQNNNNNTATMGLNQTGYNQGHAALLTQGGQPQPGQVMNGGLGPETGRGRGAGVAGMQYQGQTMPGTAPGPGGAGSALAETLTQGGQQMGAHASLSAAQQAGNMNKMGLGSNGGPFGAQPYGQGATGPGQQQLQNKAALANSLPPFPNELKGAAVTSVPNMQLQQQPQQQAMLPLAAGGGVAVPSAGPTADPEKRKLIQQQLVLLLHAHKCQRREQANGEVRACALPHCRTMKNVLNHMTHCQAGKSCQVAHCASSRQIISHWKNCTRHDCPVCLPLKNASDKRTQQPMLSSPNTGLQNPMASVGVGQPSAPTINTSTPIDPSSMQRAYAALGLPYSSQAAGQTQAQQAAGPGQTAGAQNAQAQQQQLRPINALGNQMALGGAAMGVAASDQTNLHTDSLSNTLNTNNQLLSDGSVGSMGNLPTAAPISATGTRKAWHEHVTQDLRNHLVHKLVQAIFPTPDPAALKDRRMENLVAYARKVEGDMYESANSRDEYYHFLAEKIYKIQKELEEKRRSRLQKQIINQAPLAAQGTQQPGLPQTNAFSPRPQNGPVPLPNIPNQIMNRMQVSQGINQFNHMALPNAQISQAPMGVRAASPMNHPQQMNMSTVPAMGMSPSRMPQAQGMMAGHGGANMVGQTASQGQFLAQTQFPPGSAAVAATGTMNVTVGPGMGQPQAQAAVTQQQQQQPSANLPMNALGPSLGPQLASSQTPLHSTPPPAAASSASTAGGATNLPHPQPSSRSSTPTLPGPAPAPGATPPRPTQPQPQMELPAAAQTQPPPQPPTTPLSQQGASLDNRVPTPASAASADLPTQEVKTETHHDQQEFEAAGGKTEPKMETEDDTSSTTVKKEEPEEKPEPMEVEEKKPEIKTEPKEEEEGSANSTTSSSPSQSRRKIFKPEELRQALMPTLESLYRQDPESLPFRQPVDPILLGIPDYFDIVKNPIDLSTIKRKLDTGQYQEPWQYVDDVWMMFNNAWLYNRKTSRVYKFCSKLAEVFESEIDPVMQGLGYCCGRKYEFSPQTLCCYGKQLCTIPTGGTYYSYQNRYHFCEKCFNEIQGEKVTLGDDPAQPQTMISKDQFERKKNDVLDPEPFVECKDCGRKMHQICVLHYDVIWPSGFICDNCLKKSGKTRKDNKFSAKRLQSTRLGMYIEDRVNKYLKRQNHPEAGEVFVRVVASSDKTVEVKQGMKTRFVDTGEMPETFPYRTKALFAFEEIDGVDVCFFGMHVQEYGSECAFPNTRRVYISYLDSIHFFRPRLLRTAVYHEILIGYLEYVKKLGYSQGHIWACPPSEGDDYIFHCHPLDQKIPKPKRLQEWYKKMLDKAYAERILHDYKDIFKQATEDRITSANEMPYFEGDFWPNVLEESIKELEQEEEERKKEENTAASETPEGTPSDSKNAKKKNNKKTNKNKSSVSRANKKKPGMPNVANDLSQKLYATLEKHKEVFFVIHLHSAPMANTLPPIVDPDPLLSCDLMDGRDAFLTLARDKHWEFSSLRRCKWSSMCMLVELHNQGQDRFVYTCNECKHHVETRWHCTVCEDFDLCIGCYNTKGHEHQMVKWGLGLDDDNNSQSGEASKSPQESRRLSIQRCIQSLVHACQCRNANCSLPSCQKMKRVVQHTKSCKRKTNGGCPVCKQLIALCCYHAKHCQENKCPVPFCLNIKHKLRQQQLQHRLQQAQLMRRRMATMQGRTMPLPSPPASAAPNTPTSHPQPNTPQTPQQPLSNQPQTPNSAGVMSPSFPSAPRNGQPQAPVSQGKAGPQASPLHQQQSPLPQQPQPPQHLQQQPPPAAVKMARHIEMMAQAQQNQQNYRVNMNGLPMNPQQPQPRMTGPMQPPMQMVPGPRGPQVMQPGMAPGQWPVSAGPMQAAQNQQPGLVPGQTPQQPMPMQRAMMAPGPQPQTGVRMMIPQQPGARPQTPQRPGAIAPNALQDLLRTLKSPSSPQQQQQVLNILKSNPQLMAAFIKQRTAKYHANQPQQQQQAAQQQQPGMPMQAMAMPGGAVQRPGMPPQQPQQPPAQGMAALGAQGQLMNPAHNTNPQIQELYRRQLLRQQQQQQQQQQQQQQQQGVMPQGHPGQFPAQAQGTAATYSQLRMQQQQIAMQAGTGASGGPMGHLPPMAQMAQPGMGMDSTQNLLHQRLLQQQQQLPPQQQAVLKQQMGSPAQPGPMSPQTHLLAGQPQGGAHLPGQPTLANALNNQVRSPAPVQSPCPPSQPQQRPHSSPSPQVQNQPQPSPQHPHPPHSASPHPGLGGPLSASMEQGHLGTPEQSAMLPQLNTPNRGGLNSDLVMVGDATGDTLEKFVEGL, from the exons ATCTGGGCTCGCTATCCTGGGCCGATTTGGAGAACGACCTTCCAGATGAGTTGATCCCTAACGGTGGAGATCTCGGCCTGATGGGAGGGATGCCTTCTAATGGTGGAGCAGCACCTGGAGCTGGCGGTCCAGGCGGCCCTGTAGTCCCCGATGCGGCCGCCAAGCACAAGCAGCTCTCAGAGCTTCTTCGAGCAGGTAGCACCTCCAGCATCACCGGGATGAACTCGGCGAGTCCCCAGCAAGGTGGGATGGGTCCTCAGCTGGGTAAGAGCCCCCTTGGCCAGGGCTCCCCCAACAACCACCCGTCCCCCAATGCCCAAAAAGCAGGAACCCCGACCGGAGTAGCAggacagaacaacaacaataacactgcAACAATGGGCCTGAACCAAACAGGCTATAACCAGGGCCATGCTGCGCTGCTGACTCAGGGGGGGCAGCCTCAACCTGGCCAGGTGATGAATGGGGGTCTTGGACCCGAGActggaagaggacgaggagcagGGGTGGCAGGCATGCAGTACCAGGGGCAGACAATGCCAGGAACTGCACCAGGACCTGGAGGAGCAGGGAGTGCGTTGGCAGAGACACTCACCCAGGGAGGGCAGCAGATGGGGGCTCACGCCTCCCTTAGTGCGGCCCAGCAGGCAGGCAACATGAACAAG ATGGGCCTGGGCAGTAACGGTGGTCCGTTTGGGGCCCAGCCCTACGGTCAGGGTGCCACAGGACCCggccagcagcagctccagaacAAGGCTGCCCTCGCCAACAGCCTGCCGCCATTCCCCAATGAGCTCAAAGGGGCCGCTGTGACCAGCGTGCCAAACATG cagctccagcagcagccacaGCAGCAGGCGATGCTCCCCCTGGCTGCAGGCGGAGGCGTGGCCGTGCCTTCTGCTGGTCCTACTGCAGACCCCGAGAAGCGCAAGCTGATCCAGCAGCAGCTGGTCCTGTTGCTTCATGCGCACAAGTGCCAGCGACGAGAGCAGGCCAACGGCGAGGTGAGGGCCTGTGCCCTGCCTCACTGCCGCACCATGAAGAACGTCCTCAACCACATGACCCACTGCCAGGCCGGCAAGTCCTGCCAGG TGGCTCACTGTGCATCGTCCAGACAGATCATCTCCCACTGGAAAAACTGCACGCGGCACGACTGTCCCGTCTGCCTGCCGCTCAAGAACGCCAGCGACAAGCGCACCCAGCAGC CCATGCTGAGCTCCCCCAACACAGGCCTCCAGAACCCCATGGCCTCAGTTGGTGTGGGCCAGCCCAGTGCTCCCACCATCAATACCTCAACCCCCATAGACCCCAGCTCCATGCAGAGAGCCTACGCAGCACTTGGGCTGCCCTACAGCAGCCAGGCCGCGGGGCAGACCCAAGCTCAGCAGGCTGCAGGCCCAGGACAGACCGCAGGCGCCCAGAATGCACAGGCCCAGCAACAGCAGCTCAGACCCATCAATGCACTTG GTAACCAGATGGCTCTCGGAGGAGCGGCGATGGGTGTGGCCGCTTCAGATCAGACGAACCTGCACACAGACTCGCTTTCCAACACACTCAACACTAACAA TCAGCTGCTGTCAGACGGTTCTGTGGGCTCGATGGGAAACCTCCCGACAGCAGCACCCATCTCTGCCACGGGCACCCGGAAAGCGTGGCATGAGCATGTCACTCAGGACCTGCGAAATCACCTCGTGCACAAACT AGTACAAGCCATATTCCCGACCCCTGACCCTGCAGCGTTGAAGGACAGAAGGATGGAGAACCTGGTGGCATACGCCAGGAAGGTGGAGGGGGACATGTACGAGTCGGCTAACAGCCGG gatgAGTACTATCACTTCCTGGCTGAGAAGATCTATAAAATCCaaaaggagctggaggagaagagacGCTCGAGgctacaaaaacaaatcatcaacCAGGCACCTCTGGCGGCCCAGGGGACCCAGCAGCCTGGGCTACCCCAGACCAACGCCTTCAGCCCGAGGCCTCAGA ACGGACCCGTTCCTCTGCCCAACATACCAAACCAGATCATGAATCGCATGCAGGTTTCACAAG GAATCAACCAGTTCAACCACATGGCTCTGCCAAACGCACAGATATCCCAGGCACCGATGGGAGTCCGAGCTGCCTCCCCCATGAACCACCCGCAGCAGATGAACATGAGCACAGTCCCAGCG ATGGGGATGTCTCCCTCCAGGATGCCCCAGGCTCAGGGCATGATGGCCGGACACGGTGGTGCTAACATGGTGGGCCAGACGGCCAGCCAGGGGCAGTTTCTGGCTCAGACGCAGTTTCCTCCAGGATCTGCTGCGGTCGCTGCGACAGGCACCATGAATGTCACCGTGGGGCCAGGAATGGGACAGCCGCAAGCACAGGCTGCCGTCACCCAG cagcagcagcagcagccgagCGCTAACCTCCCCATGAATGCACTTGGCCCCTCGCTGGGCCCTCAGCTAGCCTCCTCCCAAACCCCCTTGCACTCCACGCCTCCACCTGCCGCCGCCTCCTCGGCCTCCACGGCTGGGGGGGCCACTAACCTGCCGCACCCCCAGCCCTCCAGTCGCAGCTCCACCCCCACCCTCCCTGGCCCTGCCCCAgccccaggtgccaccccacCCCGCCCCACCCAGCCCCAACCCCAGATGGAGCTCCCCGCAGCAGCACAGACGCAGCCCCCGCCTCAGCCCCCTACCACACCG CTTTCTCAACAAGGAGCCAGTCTCGATAACCGGGTGCCCACGCCGGCCTCAGCCGCCAGTGCCGACCTGCCCACCCAGGAGGTCAAAACAGAGACGCACCACGACCAACAAGAGTTTGAGGCCGCTGGCGGCAAAACTGAGCCCAAGATGGAG ACTGAGGACGACACTTCCTCAACGACGGTGAAGAAGGAGGAGCCAGAGGAGAAGCCGGAGCCaatggaggtggaggagaaaaaGCCGGAAATAAAGACTGAacccaaagaagaagaagagggcagCGCCAACAGCACCAcctcctcctcgccctctcAGTCACGGAGGAAAA TCTTTAAGCCGGAGGAGTTACGCCAGGCTCTGATGCCGACTCTGGAGTCTCTGTACAGGCAGGACCCCGAGTCCTTACCCTTCAGACAGCCGGTAGACCCCATTCTTCTGGGTATCCCG GACTACTTCGACATCGTTAAGAATCCAATAGACCTGTCCACAATAAAGCGTAAGCTGGACACAGGTCAGTACCAGGAACCGTGGCAGTACGTGGACGACGTCTGGATGATGTTCAACAACGCCTGGCTCTACAACCGCAAGACGTCGCGTGTCTACAAGTTCTGCTCCAAACTGGCCGAGGTGTTCGAGTCCGAGATCGACCCCGTCATGCAGGGTCTGGGGTACTGCTGTGGCAGGAAG TACGAGTTCTCCCCACAAACCCTCTGTTGCTATGGCAAGCAGCTCTGCACCATACCCACTGGAGGGACCTACTACAGCTACCAGAACag gtatcATTTCTGCGAGAAGTGTTTTAACGAGATCCAGGGCGAGAAGGTGACGTTAGGAGACGATCCCGCACAGCCGCAGAC GATGATCTCTAAAGACCAGTTTGAGCGGAAGAAGAACGACGTCCTTGACCCTGAACC GTTTGTTGAATGTAAAGATTGTGGACGGAAGATGCACCAGATATGTGTCCTACACTACGATGTCATTTGGCCGTCTGG attCATCTGTGACAACTGTCTAAAGAAGAGCGGGAAAACACGCAAGGACAACAAGTTCTCTGCAAAAC GACTGCAGTCCACCCGATTGGGAATGTACATAGAGGACCGTGTGAATAAGTACTTGAAGAGACAGAACCACCCGGAGGCCGGAGAGGTGTTTGTGCGAGTGGTGGCGAGTTCGGACAAAACGGTGGAAGTCAAACAAGGAATGAAAACGAG GTTTGTGGACACAGGTGAAATGCCCGAAACCTTTCCATACAGAACCAAAGCACTTTTCGCCTTTGAGGAGATTGACGGCGTGGATGTGTGCTTCTTCGGCATGCACGTGCAGGAGTACGGCTCTGAGTGTGCATTCCCCAACACCAG ACGGGTCTACATATCGTACCTGGACAGTATTCACTTCTTCAGACCGCGGCTTCTGAGAACAGCCGTGTACCACGAGATCCTGATCGGCTATCTGGAATACGTCAAGAAGCTCGG GTATTCCCAAGGTCACATCTGGGCGTGCCCTCCCAGTGAAGGAGATGACTACATCTTCCACTGCCACCCCCTTGACCAGAAGATCCCCAAGCCCAAGAGGCTGCAGGAGTGGTACAAGAAGATGCTGGACAAGGCCTACGCAGAGAGGATCCTGCACGACTACAAG gacattttcaaacaggCGACAGAAGACCGTATCACCAGCGCTAACGAGATGCCGTACTTTGAAGGAGACTTCTGGCCCAACGTTCTAGAGGAGAgcatcaaagagctggagcaggaggaggaggagaggaagaaggaggagaacaCGGCGGCCTCTGAAACTCCTGAG GGCACGCCAAGTGACAGCAAGAACgccaagaagaagaacaacaagaagaccaacaaaaacaagagcagCGTGAGCCGAGCCAATAAGAAGAAGCCTGGGATGCCGAATGTAGCCAACGATCTGTCCCAGAAACTCTACGCCACGTTGGAGAAGCACAAAGAG gtgttCTTTGTGATCCACCTTCACTCTGCTCCCATGGCCAACACCCTGCCGCCCATTGTTGACCCGGACCCCTTGCTCTCCTGTGACCTGATGGACGGCCGTGACGCCTTCCTGACGCTGGCCAGGGACAAGCACTGGGAGTTCAGCTCCCTCAGGAGGTGCAAGTGGAGCTCCATGTGCATGCTGGTGGAGCTGCACAACCAGGGACAGGACCGCTTCGTCTACACCTGTAACGAGTGCAAGCACCATGTGGAGACACGCTGGCACTGCACGGTGTGCGAG GACTTTGACCTGTGCATTGGTTGTTACAACACCAAGGGGCACGAGCACCAGATGGTCAAGTGGGGCCTTGGCCTGGACGACGACAACAACAGTCAGAGTGGAGAGGCCTCCAAGAGCCCGCAGGAGAGCAGGCGCTTGAGTATTCAGCGCTGCATCCAGTCGCTGGTGCACGCTTGTCAGTGCCGCAACGCAAACTGCTCTCTGCCGTCCTGCCAGAAGATGAAGCGAGTGGTGCAGCACACCAAGAGCTGCAAGCGCAAAACCAACGGCGGCTGCCCTGTGTGCAAGCAGCTCATCGCTCTGTGCTGTTACCACGCAAAGCACTGTCAGGAGAACAAGTGTCCCGTCCCGTTCTGCCTGAACATAAAGCACAAGCTCCgccagcagcagcttcagcacCGCCTCCAGCAGGCCCAGCTGATGAGGAGAAGAATGGCCACCATGCAAGGCAGAACTATGCCGCTCCCGTCCCCGCCAGCCTCAGCTGCCCCCAACACTCCCACATCCCACCCTCAGCCCAACACTCCCCAGACTCCCCAGCAGCCCCTCTCCAACCAGCCACAGACCCCCAACTCAGCCGGTGTAATGTCCCCGTCTTTCCCCAGCGCCCCCCGCAACGGCCAACCCCAAGCTCCGGTGTCTCAGGGCAAGGCTGGGCCCCAGGCCTCCCCTCTGCACCAGCAGcagtcccccctcccccagcaGCCCCAGCCCCCCCAGCATCTTCAGCAGCAGCCCCCCCCTGCTGCGGTCAAGATGGCGCGGCACATCGAGATGATGGCACAGGCCCAGCAAAACCAGCAGAACTACCGGGTCAACATGAACGGCTTGCCCATGAACCCGCAGCAGCCACAGCCGCGCATGACTGGACCGATGCAGCCACCCATGCAGATGGTGCCGGGTCCCAGAGGACCACAGGTCATGCAACCAGGCATGGCTCCAGGGCAGTGGCCTGTCTCTGCAGGGCCCATGCAGGCAGcccagaaccaacaacctggccTTGTCCCAGGTCAGACCCCCCAACAGCCCATGCCCATGCAGCGAGCCATGATGGCTCCCGGACCGCAGCCTCAGACAGGTGTAAGGATGATGATTCCACAGCAGCCAGGTGCTCGGCctcagacgcctcagagaccgGGCGCCATTGCCCCAAATGCCCTGCAGGATCTGCTCCGCACCCTCAAGTCCCCCAGCtcaccacagcagcagcagcaagtcCTCAACATCCTCAAGTCCAACCCTCAGCTAATGGCTGCTTTCATCAAACAGCGAACAGCAAAGTACCACGCCAAccagccccagcagcagcagcaagctgCTCAGCAACAGCAGCCCGGTATGCCGATGCAGGCCATGGCCATGCCAGGAGGGGCGGTGCAGAGGCCGGGCATGCCCCCTCAGCAACCCCAACAGCCTCCTGCACAGGGCATGGCTGCATTAGGGGCCCAAGGGCAGCTGATGAACCCAGCACACAACACCAACCCTCAGATCCAGGAGCTGTACCGCCGGCAGCTGTtacggcagcagcagcagcagcagcagcagcagcagcagcagcagcagcagcagggagtGATGCCTCAGGGCCATCCGGGCCAATTCCCCGCCCAGGCTCAGGGCACAGCAGCTACATACTCCCAGCTCcgcatgcagcagcagcagattgcCATGCAGGCGGGCACAGGAGCATCTGGGGGTCCAATGGGGCATCTACCACCCATGGCTCAGATGGCGCAGCCTGGGATGGGGATGGACTCCACCCAGAACTTGCTGCATCAGCGgctgctccagcagcagcagcagcttccccCACAGCAGCAGGCCGTCCTCAAGCAGCAGATGGGCTCTCCTGCCCAGCCCGGCCCCATGAGTCCCCAGACCCACCTGCTGGCTGGCCAGCCCCAGGGTGGAGCCCACCTTCCAGGCCAACCCACGCTAGCCAACGCCCTCAACAACCAAGTCCGCTCCCCTGCACCGGTCCAGTCCCCCTGTCCGCCCTCCCAGCCTCAGCAGCGGCCACATTCCAGCCCCTCACCGCAGGTCCAGAACCAGCCGCAGCCCTCACCACAACACCCTCATCCGCCACACTCGGCTTCTCCGCATCCAGGACTTGGGGGTCCACTCTCGGCGTCTATGGAGCAGGGACACTTGGGGACACCAGAACAGAGCGCCATGCTACCGCAGCTTAACACGCCCAACAGAGGGGGACTGAACAGTGATTTGGTGATGGTGGGAGATGCTACAGGGGACACTTTGGAGAAGTTTGTGGAGGGATTGTAG